In a single window of the Rhineura floridana isolate rRhiFlo1 chromosome 3, rRhiFlo1.hap2, whole genome shotgun sequence genome:
- the LOC133381802 gene encoding zinc finger protein 420-like isoform X2: MEENYEIGASFKSELNSCLEDGEDLLIPVPKEEKTSAERDLASCKEEGESLFIQVVKEEEETSAGYIWGVKAEGETSEVTLEKDEGKVQEQKLRSQDGAKRQEERQTHTGDKPYKCLECGKSFQWRNALTVHQRTHSGDKPYKCLECGKSFGDSSNLTSHQRTHTGDKPYECFECGKSFSQNSSLTSHQRIHTGGKAYKCFQCGKTFSQSGTLTSHQRNHRGDKSYKCLECGKSFSRSSTLTLHQRTHTGDKPYKCLECGKSFSQSGHLTLHHRTHTGDKPFTCLECGKSFSRSCKLTLHHRTHTGDKPFTCFECGKSFSRSDSLSSHQRTHTGDKPYKCFECGKSFRWSSALTLHQRTHRGDKPYECFECGKSFGSSSKLTLHHRTHTGDKPFTCLECGKSFSRSSNLTSHQRIHTGDKPYECFECGKSFSQNSALTSHQRTHSGGKPYKCIECGKSFSHSSSLSSHQRIHTGGKAYKCFECGKTFSQSGALTSHQRNHRGDKPYKCLECGKSFSWSSSLTSHQRTHTGDKPYKCLECGKSFSQSGHLTLHHRTHTGDKPFTCLECGKSFSQSCKLTLHHRTHTGDKPFTCFECGKSFSHSSSLTLHRRIHTGDKPYKCFECGKSFRWSSALTLHQRTHRGDKPYECFECGKSFGSSSKLTLHHRTHTGDKPFTCLECGKSFSRSSSLTLHQRIHTGDKPYKCFECGKSFRWSSALTLHQTTHRGDKPYESFECGKSFGSSSKLTLHHRTHTGDKRFTCLECGKSFSRSSKLTLHNRTHTGDKPYECLECGKSFSQSSNLTLHHRNHIADKPDKYLEC; the protein is encoded by the coding sequence gatacatctggggtgtcaaggctgagggagaaacATCTGAAGTAACACTGGAAAAAGATGAGGGGAaggtgcaggagcagaaactgaggagtcaagatggagcaaagagacaagaggagagacagactcacacaggggacaaaccttataaatgcttggagtgtggcaagagcttccAGTGGAGAAACGCCCTTacagtgcatcaaagaactcactcaggagacaaaccttataaatgcttggagtgtggaaagagcttcggtGACAGTAGCAACCTTAcctcgcatcaaagaactcacacaggagacaaaccttatgaatgcttcgagtgtggaaagagcttcagtcagaatagcagccttacttcgcatcaaagaattcacacagggggcAAAGCTTATAAATGCTttcagtgtggaaagaccttcagtcagagtggcacccttacttctcatcaaagaaatcACAGAGGGGACAaatcatataaatgcttggaatgtggaaagagcttcagtcggagtagcacccttactttgcatcaaagaactcacacaggagacaaaccttataaatgcttggagtgtggaaagagcttcagtcagagtggccaccttaccttgcatcacagaactcatacaggggacaaaccttttacatgcttagagtgtggaaagagcttcagtcggagttgCAAACTTACTTTGCaccacagaactcatacaggggacaaaccttttacatgctttgagtgtggaaagagcttcagtcggagtgacagtctttcttcgcatcaaagaactcacacaggggacaaaccttataaatgctttgagtgtggaaagagcttcaggtggagtagtgcCCTTACgctgcatcaaagaactcacagaggggacaaaccttatgaatgctttgagtgtggaaagagcttcgggAGTAGTAGCAAACTTACTTTGCaccacagaactcatacaggggacaaaccttttacatgcttagagtgtggaaagagcttcagtcggagtagcaaccttacgtcacatcaaagaattcacacaggagacaaaccttatgaatgctttgagtgtggaaagagcttcagtcagaatagcgcccttacttcgcatcaaagaactcattcaGGAggcaaaccttataaatgcatcgagtgtggaaagagcttcagtcacagtagcagcctttcttcacatcaaagaattcacacagggggcaaagcttataaatgcttcgagtgtggaaagaccttcagtcagagtggtgcccttacttctcatcaaagaaatcACAGAGGggacaaaccatataaatgcttggaatgtggaaagagcttcagttggagtagcagccttacttctcatcaaagaactcacacaggagacaaaccttataaatgcttggagtgtggaaagagcttcagtcagagtggccaccttaccttgcatcacagaactcatacaggggacaaaccttttacatgcttagagtgtggaaagagcttcagtcagagttgcAAACTTACTTTACACCACaggactcatacaggggacaaaccttttacatgttttgagtgtggaaagagcttcagtcacagtagcagCCTTACTTTGCAtcgaagaattcacacaggggacaaaccttataaatgctttgagtgtggaaagagcttcaggtggagtagtgcCCTTACgctgcatcaaagaactcacagaggggacaaaccttatgaatgctttgagtgtggaaagagcttcgggAGTAGTAGCAAACTTACTTTGCaccacagaactcatacaggggacaaaccttttacatgcttagagtgtggaaagagcttcagtcggagtagcagccttactttgcatcaaagaattcacacaggggacaaaccttataaatgctttgagtgtggaaagagcttcaggtggagtagtgcCCTTACGCTGCATCAAACAACTCacagaggggacaaaccttatgaaagctttgagtgtggaaagagcttcgggAGTAGTAGcaaacttactttgcatcacagaactcatacaggggacaaacgtTTTACATGCTTagagtgtggcaagagcttcagtcggagtagcaaaCTTACTTTGCAtaacagaactcatacaggggacaaaccttatgaatgcttggagtgtggaaagagcttcagtcagagtagcaaccttactttgcatcacagaaatcATATAGCGGACAAACCTGATAAATACTTGGAGTGTTGA